The DNA segment CGGCGGTGTACCGCCAGTCCAGCGCCCGCCCGTAACCCCAGTCGGCCAGGTGCGGCAGGAACACCGAGTCCCGGTCGGGCAGCGGCGGCGGGAGGACGGCGGGCGTGCGGGCCGGCGGGGTGGGGCCGGTGGCCAGGTACCAGACCCGGGCCACGGCGACGGCGCGCCCGTCTACGGTCATCCGCGCCTCGGTGAGCGAGATCCGCCGTCCCGGCCGGAGCACCTGGACCTCCACGGTCAGCTCCCGGCGCGGGATGGCGCCGAGGAAGTCCACCGACACCCGGGCGGCCCGCTGGCCGGGCTCCGCGGTGGCGCCGGCCAGGTGCGCCAGCAGCGCCGACGGCGGGCCGCCGTGCTGGGACTGCGCGTCCCACGGGCTCTCGGTGGCCCGGGTCGGGGCGAACCTGCCTTCGCCCAGCGGCAGGTAGAAGGCCTCGGCGATCTCGGTCACGGCGTCCTCCTCGGTCGGTCGGTGGTGTCCACGGCGGCCAGCACGCGCTCGAGCAGGGCGTGCAGCGTGCCGGCCTCCTCCGCGGTGAGCCCCATCGCCTCGGGGCGGCCGAGCTCGGCGAGCACCGGACCGGCGGCGGCCAGCGCCTGCCGTCCGGCCGGGGTCAGCCGGACGTCGATGCGCTGACCGCGCCGCGCGCCGGACGGCCGCTCGACCCACCCGGCGTCGGCCAGGCCGTGCAGCAGGCTGCTCATGCTCTGCGGCGTCATCGCCAGCCGCCGGGCCAGTTCGGCCGAGGTCAGCGCGGGTTCGCGGGCGAGGTGCACCAGCACGGAGAAGGTGTGCGGCCGCAGCCCGACGGCGGCCAGCCGGCGGGCGAAGGCGGCGTTCATCGCCGCACCGGCCCGGGCCAGCGTGTAGGCGGGGATGCCCTCGGGTCCGGCCGCGACCCAGCCGGGCA comes from the Modestobacter italicus genome and includes:
- a CDS encoding thioesterase family protein translates to MTEIAEAFYLPLGEGRFAPTRATESPWDAQSQHGGPPSALLAHLAGATAEPGQRAARVSVDFLGAIPRRELTVEVQVLRPGRRISLTEARMTVDGRAVAVARVWYLATGPTPPARTPAVLPPPLPDRDSVFLPHLADWGYGRALDWRYTAGTADSPGPAAVWTRVRLPLVAGQPITPLARTLVAADAANGLSAELPLDRWLSIPPGMATTLLREPVGEWVHLDCRTQLAEDGLGLCSGVLSDPGGTLGEVAQPLLVRAR
- a CDS encoding MarR family winged helix-turn-helix transcriptional regulator gives rise to the protein MERPAGGCDPEPAVPGWVAAGPEGIPAYTLARAGAAMNAAFARRLAAVGLRPHTFSVLVHLAREPALTSAELARRLAMTPQSMSSLLHGLADAGWVERPSGARRGQRIDVRLTPAGRQALAAAGPVLAELGRPEAMGLTAEEAGTLHALLERVLAAVDTTDRPRRTP